AGAATATGTCAAGGGAAATAAATCGGGATGCTTGTACGTGTCCGGGCCTCCTGGCACCGGCAAGACCGCGAGTTTATCCAAAATTATGCTGAAACCTGAATTAAAATCTGCTTTCAAGACTGTTTATATTAATTGTACGACGATGAAGTCAGCGGGAACGATTTATGGAAAGATAATTCAGGAGTTGGGGATTGAGGCACCCAAATCTGGTAAGAATAATAAGACtgccattgaaaaatatcttgtGGCCACTCACAAAATGGTCCTTCTGGTTCTTGATGAGATTGATCAGCTGGAGAGCAGGAGACAGGCAGTTTTGTACTCGATATTCGAATGGCCATCGATACCAAAGTCTAAAATACTGCTGGTTGGCATTGCCAATGCCCTTGATCTCACCGACAGGATTCTACCCAGGCTGCAGGCTAGATGTCAATTGAAACCTAAGCTGATGCACTTTCCTCCATATAGCAAGCAACAAATTGTGGAAATTATTTCGGAGAGGTTGAGAGAGGCCGGGGTAGAGGAGATATTCACGGGAATAGCCATGCAGATGCTGGCCGGAAAGGTTGCTGCTATCTCAGGAGATGTCAGAAAGGCGTTGGATATTAGCAGGAGGGTCGTGGAACTTGCTGAGTCGCACAAGAGCCAAGTACTTCAGCCTGCTGTTGATAATCGTAAGCATTTTTTTGCAttccataatttattttgtctttaattacatttttataatgacattttgtttattgttcTTAGAAAATAACGTAGGGAGTCCAAAGAAAGTAGCGCCCAGTACGGAGAAGCCTGTTGACCTGAAAGAAGTTGTGGCTGTGTTAAATGGAGTCTACGGTGGAtctcaaaatattgaaaaggaAGAAGACACTTTCCCACTCCAACAAAAACTCCTGTTGTGCTCACTGATGTTAATACTCAACAAAGGACGTAATAAAGACGTTACCGTTGGCAAGGTGAGTACTCTGTACAAAATTTTATCCTCGTTGTACTTAAATTActgataatgaatttttcaaattgcaGCTGCATGAGGTATACACAAAAGTctgtaaaaaacgaaatatCCTCTCGGTCGACATATCTGAATTTGTTGGAATTTGTTCTCTGATCGAAACCCGGGGAGTTGTTTGTATTGCTGGGAAAAAAGAACCCCGCCTGTGTAAAGTAAATCTTCAATGGGATCAGGAAGAGCTCGGTGCAGCTCTCCAAGACAAAAATATGATGGCCGATATCATCAACGACGCCACGTGCCTTTAAAATAGTTACGTGCATATTTTAAATTATCACTTATCGATTTGCAAAATCTGTGTAGTGAATCGTTATGTTTGTGTGGTTTTTGACGATCAGTATGGAATAGACGATTGTTATGTTATACTTGACCATGAATTACTCATAACCTAATCACTGTTtacaaattgaataaattttttaaacaattgaaatgaaaattatacgaAGTGTCTTAATTATTCCCCATCGgatgattaattttaaaaaacaaaaatgattaataTTCACTATGAATTTGAACTATcgtagatgattttttttaattatctcatttgattttattttaaaaatcgtaCGTTGTTGCTAATTATATAGCAGTGCGTTATCAATATACTAAGGTGGGATTCGGGAAATCTGATAGACCAGCAGACagtaaaaatattccacaCGCCCTCTTTGTCTACTGTCTTTGTCGACCGGTCAACGTAACCTGCCGGTACACGGagccaaaataatttttttattcaattgtcgttataaaattgagaaaaacccTAATAAACAAAGATGGCACTCAATGTACTTAAATCACGAGGTATTCCctgtattattaaaaaattacagagtCAAGTAACAAGCTCCTTAGCTATCAGACTGTCTGTAAACGACCCGATCGTTCGTAATTATGCTcaggtaaaatattttcattataacAGAAAATCTAAcaccaattatttatattcagTTAATTAGAATATGCATCACTTGATTCTCACacattattacatttttcatttttgacagACGAATTTCCGTTCAATCATCCCAGTTTGATTTCCTTTACGTAATCCCCCTGCTATTTAAAATTAGATTCGAAAACAGGAAAGTAAGATTAAAACTTATGAAAACAAATgattaatgaataaacaaaaaaaacaacagtCTTGAGATGCAAATTGCATGccacaaatttttcgtttattaAATCTCTTCTCACTACTTCATTACCAGTATCTAATCTCTATTATTCACTTCTATGTTTGTGTTGAATTTGTATTGTTAATATCACACTCTTGCTTATCACCTTCGAAACCTTTCACTCTATGCTCTCAAGCATTGAGACACCAGTTCTTCATTCACCTCCGGCGGATTAAGACGTAATTATTTCTTGTTTGTTAACCGACGATGATGGCTAGTCCAAATGCACAGGTGAATTTAAAGTG
This genomic stretch from Diachasmimorpha longicaudata isolate KC_UGA_2023 chromosome 6, iyDiaLong2, whole genome shotgun sequence harbors:
- the LOC135164065 gene encoding cell division control protein 6 homolog yields the protein MASVQGKLPFQIRKKIFYNTKDKPQEDFTNATLRSTPTTRYIPTVKKLMTISSSESSDSESDTENIATMPRGKTPVNKKKVTTPRRRRSSVSSGEQGGLTPPKQKKLSPTTPSNLLDRLNLDSPEGALPSRSSGKDQLTPKRLFTPQVSSKYQNARKALHSSAPESLPGREEELAKLEEFIKEYVKGNKSGCLYVSGPPGTGKTASLSKIMLKPELKSAFKTVYINCTTMKSAGTIYGKIIQELGIEAPKSGKNNKTAIEKYLVATHKMVLLVLDEIDQLESRRQAVLYSIFEWPSIPKSKILLVGIANALDLTDRILPRLQARCQLKPKLMHFPPYSKQQIVEIISERLREAGVEEIFTGIAMQMLAGKVAAISGDVRKALDISRRVVELAESHKSQVLQPAVDNQNNVGSPKKVAPSTEKPVDLKEVVAVLNGVYGGSQNIEKEEDTFPLQQKLLLCSLMLILNKGRNKDVTVGKLHEVYTKVCKKRNILSVDISEFVGICSLIETRGVVCIAGKKEPRLCKVNLQWDQEELGAALQDKNMMADIINDATCL